Proteins found in one Arachis stenosperma cultivar V10309 chromosome 8, arast.V10309.gnm1.PFL2, whole genome shotgun sequence genomic segment:
- the LOC130946826 gene encoding F-box/kelch-repeat protein At3g23880-like: MKHLDNLPGDLIREILARLPVRLLLQLRIVCRSWNSLISSPEFANHHLHRSTLIQPPPLLCWKEAGRRGDIMHCSSLSLILYRQHQPTAFELHPADGIVIQGSCNGLLCLSQGFPFETLTLFNPSTRSVSPSVPFGCSHECGDDVFCGFGYDILHDQYKFVMGCSASSLITYSKVRSGALVFTFGANPSWKTINPPVFPYDFVGTRNGIFVSGTLNWIVYHPTIDYFELEWFVLTFDLKTESFGGLCLPITRTRSDVVHMPRLQLHNNRLSVCYGTPNMPIICTLWIMKEYGVKESWIKLFEIPCVGMISPCVSVYISEDHNLLGLDESYRKFLVYNLRQNKLVSQVSHGYHSITIFLCHESLVSPSRYSPSTHALLGNCTQLNIRHKLGCI, translated from the coding sequence ATGAAACACCTTGATAATCTTCCGGGAGATCTGATTAGAGAAATCTTGGCGAGGCTTCCAGTGAGGCTTCTCCTGCAACTGAGGATTGTATGCCGTTCATGGAACTCCCTAATCTCCAGCCCTGAATTCGCCAACCACCACCTTCATCGCTCAACCCTAATTCAGCCGCCGCCATTGCTATGTTGGAAGGAAGCGGGACGGAGGGGCGACATCATGCATTGCTCTTCATTATCTCTTATTCTTTATCGCCAGCATCAGCCAACTGCATTCGAGTTACATCCGGCTGACGGAATAGTCATCCAGGGATCTTGCAACGGATTGCTCTGCTTGTCGCAAGGTTTTCCCTTTGAAACTCTTACTCTTTTCAATCCCAGTACCCGTTCGGTATCCCCATCCGTTCCGTTCGGGTGCTCGCACGAGTGCGGAGACGATGTTTTCTGTGGCTTTGGCTATGATATTCTACATGACCAGTACAAGTTTGTTATGGGTTGTTCTGCCTCGTCTCTTATAACTTATTCCAAGGTCAGATCTGGCGCTTTAGTTTTCACTTTTGGAGCAAATCCTTCTTGGAAAACTATTAATCCTCCAGTGTTTCCGTACGATTTTGTTGGCACAAGGAATGGAATATTTGTGAGCGGCACTCTGAATTGGATTGTGTATCATCCTACTATAGATTATTTTGAATTGGAGTGGTTCGTTCTTACCTTCGACTTGAAAACGGAGTCGTTTGGTGGATTGTGTCTGCCGATTACTAGAACGCGCTCTGACGTCGTCCACATGCCTCGCTTGCAACTCCACAATAACCGTCTTTCTGTTTGTTATGGCACTCCGAATATGCCAATTATTTGCACTCTTTGGATAATGAAGGAGTATGGAGTTAAAGAGTCTTGGATTAAATTGTTCGAAATCCCATGTGTTGGAATGATCTCGCCATGTGTTTCGGTCTATATTTCAGAAGATCATAATCTTTTGGGACTAGATGAATCCTATCGCAAATTTCTTGTGTATAATTTACGTCAAAACAAACTAGTTTCTCAGGTGTCTCACGGTTATCATTCGATAACTATATTCCTTTGCCATGAGAGCTTGGTCTCACCGTCACGTTATTCACCTTCAACTCATGCTTTGCTTGGGAACTGCACACAACTCAACATTCGGCATAAGTTAGGTTGCATTTGA
- the LOC130946204 gene encoding F-box/kelch-repeat protein At3g23880-like, with protein MPTRMKDLYEDNLPGHLIREILLRLPVRLLLQLRIVCRSWNSLIFSPEFAMHHLQCSTLTHPPPLLCWKEARQRGDIMHCSSQSLIPDRQHQPPTFESYPADGLFIDGSCNGLLCLSRGFPFETLTLFNPCTRSYKFVMGCSVSSLITDSKVRSGAIVFTFGANPFWKTVDHPVFPYDFLGIRNGIFVSGTLNWIVYNPTIDYDELEWFVLTFDLETELFGRLCLPFARTRSDVIHMPRLQLHENCLSVCYSTPDMQIICTLWIMKEYGVEESWIKLIEIPFGVGMNAPCDWVAPLLYISQDHNLFAIDESYRKFLVYNLSQNQLVSQVAHGGYNCMIIFFCHESLVSPSHYSPPLTFNSSVA; from the exons ATGCCGACGAGAATGAAAGACCTATACGAAGACAATCTTCCAGGACATCTGATTAGAGAAATTTTGCTGAGGCTACCAGTGAGGCTTCTTCTGCAACTGAGGATTGTATGCCGTTCATGGAACTCCCTAATCTTCAGCCCCGAATTCGCCATGCACCACCTTCAATGCTCAACCCTAACTCATCCGCCGCCATTGCTATGTTGGAAGGAAGCCAGACAGAGGGGCGACATCATGCATTGCTCTTCACAATCTCTTATTCCTGATCGCCAGCATCAGCCACCTACATTCGAGTCATATCCGGCTGACGGATTATTCATCGATGGATCTTGCAACGGATTGCTCTGCTTGTCTCGAGGCTTTCCCTTTGAAACTCTTACTCTTTTCAACCCCTGTACCCGTTCG TACAAGTTTGTTATGGGTTGTTCTGTCTCGTCTCTTATAACTGATTCCAAAGTCAGATCTGGGGCTATAGTTTTTACTTTTGGTGCAAATCCTTTTTGGAAAACGGTTGATCATCCGGTGTTTCCGTATGATTTTCTCGGCATAAGAAACGGAATATTTGTGAGCGGCACTCTGAATTGGATTGTGTATAATCCTACTATAGATTATGATGAATTGGAGTGGTTCGTTCTTACCTTCGACTTGGAAACGGAGTTGTTTGGTCGATTGTGTCTGCCTTTTGCTAGAACGCGCTCTGACGTCATCCACATGCCTCGCTTGCAACTCCACGAAAACTGTCTTTCTGTTTGTTATAGCACTCCGGATATGCAAATTATTTGCACTCTTTGGATAATGAAGGAGTATGGAGTTGAAGAGTCTTGGATTAAATTGATCGAAATCCCATTCGGTGTTGGAATGAACGCGCCATGTGATTGGGTAGCACCCCTGTTGTATATCTCACAAGATCATAATCTTTTTGCAATAGATGAATCTTATCGCAAATTTCTTGTATATAATTTAAGTCAAAACCAACTAGTTTCTCAGGTGGCTCACGGCGGGTATAATTGTATGATTATATTCTTTTGCCATGAGAGCTTGGTCTCACCGTCACATTATTCACCTCCACTCACCTTCAACTCATCCGTTGCTTGA
- the LOC130944772 gene encoding exocyst complex component EXO70B1 translates to MAATTTTDGGGGGGGGEDRVLATAQQILKSLNTPKDVREDMLLIFSSFDNRLSNITDIVHRDDDGAAAIAAEELERFEAAEKLILRWDSSLSSDPHSASSLLLDSADDAADYFSAVDDVIHWMEQLNLAPPPPPSSSAGNRHRIEMDRAENAIQLAMTRLEDELRHLLVRNTVPLDAESLHGSIRRVSLSFTDGGTVDENLESFGEVNDQGGDSQRFHERGASLGDDISVDLLRADAVAELREIADRMVRSGYEKECLQVYSSVRRDVLDEYLSTLGVEKLSIEEVQRVEWKSLDEKMKKWIQAVKISVRVLLTGEKRICDSVFGELDEIREICFNETAKGCVMQLLNFGEAVAICKRSPEKLFRILDMYEALKDALPELENMITDGFVIDEANGVLKMLGEAVKGTFAEFENCLRNESSKKPVITGDVHPLPRYVMNYLKLLVDYGEPMDSLLVISDEDLIRLQDSFGDNSSQTENISPLGCRMVLLISELENNLEEKSKLYEDSALQCIFLMNNIHYLVRKVKGPDPRKDSDLRKYSDLQNVLGDDWVRKRRGQVRQYATGYLRASWTKALSCLKDEGIGGSSNNASKMALKERFKNFNACFEEIYRIQTAWKVPDPQLREELRISISEKVIPAYRSFVGRFRSQLEGRHAGKYIKYTPEDLEAYLSDLFEGSPAVLHHIRRKSQ, encoded by the coding sequence ATGGCGGCAACAACCACCACTGATGGCGGAGGAGGCGGCGGAGGAGGAGAGGATAGGGTTCTTGCGACCGCACAGCAGATCCTCAAGAGCCTGAACACTCCCAAAGATGTTCGTGAAGACATGCTCCTCATCTTCTCCAGCTTCGACAACCGTCTCTCTAACATCACCGATATTGTCCACCGTGACGACGACGGCGCCGCTGCCATCGCCGCCGAGGAGCTTGAACGATTCGAGGCTGCTGAGAAGCTCATCCTCCGCTGGGACTCTTCCCTCTCCAGCGACCCCCACTCCGCCTCATCGCTCCTCCTCGATTCCGCCGATGATGCCGCCGATTATTTCTCCGCAGTCGATGACGTCATCCACTGGATGGAACAGCTCAACCTTGCCCCTCCACCTCCGCCGTCGTCCTCCGCTGGTAACCGCCACCGGATTGAGATGGACCGCGCCGAGAACGCGATCCAGCTCGCTATGACGCGCCTCGAGGACGAGCTCCGCCACCTCCTCGTCAGGAACACCGTTCCTCTTGACGCGGAGAGCCTCCACGGTTCCATCCGCCGTGTCTCCCTCTCCTTCACTGACGGCGGCACCGTCGACGAAAATCTCGAGAGCTTCGGTGAGGTCAACGACCAAGGCGGCGACTCCCAGCGGTTCCACGAGCGCGGCGCCAGCCTCGGCGACGACATCTCTGTCGATCTCCTCCGCGCTGACGCGGTGGCGGAACTTAGAGAAATCGCTGATCGCATGGTTAGGTCAGGTTACGAGAAAGAGTGCCTTCAGGTATATAGTAGTGTTCGTCGTGATGTTTTGGATGAATATTTATCAACTCTTGGTGTTGAGAAATTGAGCATTGAAGAGGTTCAAAGAGTTGAATGGAAGAGTTTAGatgaaaaaatgaagaaatggATTCAGGCTGTTAAGATTTCTGTTAGGGTTCTTCTCACTGGAGAGAAGAGGATTTGTGATAGCGTTTTTGGTGAATTAGATGAGATTAGAGAGATCTGTTTCAATGAGACTGCCAAAGGTTGTGTTATGCAGTTGCTGAATTTCGGTGAGGCCGTCGCAATTTGCAAGCGGTCGCCGGAGAAATTGTTTAGGATCTTGGACATGTATGAGGCATTGAAGGATGCCCTGCCTGAACTTGAGAATATGATCACTGATGGGTTTGTGATTGATGAGGCCAATGGGGTgttgaagatgcttggtgaggCTGTTAAGGGGACTTTTGCTGAGTTTGAGAATTGTCTTAGAAATGAGAGTTCTAAGAAGCCGGTTATAACCGGGGACGTTCATCCATTGCCCCGGTATGTGATGAATTACTTGAAGTTGCTTGTGGATTATGGTGAGCCTATGGACTCGCTTTTAGTGATTAGCGACGAGGATCTTATCCGGTTACAAGATAGTTTTGGCGACAATAGCTCTCAGACAGAGAACATCTCACCCTTGGGGTGCCGAATGGTATTGTTGATTTCAGAGCTTGAGAATAACCTTGAGGAGAAATCTAAGCTTTATGAAGATAGCGCGTTACAATGTATATTTTTGATGAATAACATCCATTACCTGGTGAGAAAGGTGAAGGGACCGGATCCTCGGAAGGACTCAGATCTTCGGAAGTACTCGGATCTTCAGAATGTCTTGGGAGACGATTGGGTTCGCAAGCGGCGCGGTCAGGTGCGCCAGTATGCAACGGGGTACCTGAGAGCCTCTTGGACCAAGGCTTTGTCCTGTTTGAAGGATGAAGGGATTGGAGGAAGCTCTAACAATGCATCAAAGATGGCTTTGAAGGAGAGGTTCAAGAACTTCAATGCATGCTTTGAGGAAATATATAGGATTCAGACAGCGTGGAAGGTACCGGACCCACAACTCCGGGAAGAACTCAGAATCTCTATATCAGAGAAGGTGATTCCGGCATACCGGTCATTCGTGGGGCGGTTTCGGAGTCAGCTCGAGGGAAGACATGCCGGGAAGTACATTAAATATACACCAGAGGACTTGGAGGCCTATTTATCGGATTTGTTTGAAGGATCACCTGCTGTACTGCACCATATAAGGAGGAAGAGTCAATAG
- the LOC130946339 gene encoding F-box/kelch-repeat protein At3g23880-like, with product MKHHEYENNLPGDLIREIFVRLPVRILQQLRIVCRSWNSLISSPEFAIYHLQRSTLIQPPPLLCWKEPGRTGDIMHCSSQSLIPDRQHQPITLESHPADGLVIQGSCNGLLCLSQGYSFETLTLFNPSTRSVSPSVPFECSHECGWDVFCGFGYDTLHDQYKFVMGCSDSSLITDSKVRSGAIVFTFSANPSWKTVDHPVFPYYFLGTRNGIFVSGTLNWIVYDPTSTMDYDELEWFVLTFDLETELFGQLCMPLTTMRNLIHMPHLQLHNNCLSVCYRTPNMPIICTFWIMKEYGVEKSWIKLFEIPFGDEMISPYVSAAPLYISEDHNLLALDKSYRKFLVYNLRQNQLVVFQVPHGYHSTAIFLCHESLVSPSHYSPSTHALLGNWTQLNIRPVFDFMRYLNITKN from the coding sequence ATGAAACACCATGAATACGAAAACAATCTTCCAGGAGATCTGATTAGAGAAATCTTTGTGAGGCTTCCGGTGAGGATTCTCCAGCAACTGAGGATTGTATGCCGTTCATGGAACTCCCTAATCTCCAGCCCTGAATTCGCCATTTACCACCTTCAACGCTCAACCCTAATTCAGCCGCCGCCATTGCTATGTTGGAAGGAACCGGGACGGACGGGCGACATCATGCATTGCTCTTCACAATCTCTTATTCCTGATCGCCAGCATCAGCCAATTACATTAGAGTCACATCCGGCTGATGGATTAGTCATCCAGGGATCTTGCAACGGATTGCTCTGCTTGTCTCAAGGTTATTCCTTTGAAACTCTCACTCTTTTCAATCCCAGTACTCGTTCGGTATCCCCATCCGTTCCATTCGAGTGCTCCCACGAGTGCGGATGGGATGTTTTTTGTGGCTTTGGCTATGATACTCTACATGACCAGTACAAGTTTGTTATGGGTTGTTCTGACTCGTCTCTTATAACGGATTCCAAGGTCAGATCTGGGGCTATAGTTTTCACTTTTAGTGCAAATCCTTCTTGGAAAACTGTTGATCATCCGGTGTTTCCGTATTATTTTCTTGGCACAAGAAACGGAATATTTGTGAGCGGCACTCTCAATTGGATTGTGTATGATCCTACTAGTACTATGGATTATGATGAATTGGAGTGGTTCGTTCTTACCTTCGACTTGGAAACGGAGTTGTTTGGTCAATTGTGTATGCCTCTTACTACAATGCGCAACCTCATCCACATGCCTCACTTGCAACTCCACAATAACTGTCTTTCTGTTTGCTATCGCACTCCGAATATGCCAATTATTTGCACTTTCTGGATAATGAAGGAGTATGGAGTTGAAAAGTCTTGGATTAAATTGTTCGAAATCCCATTCGGTGATGAAATGATTTCTCCATATGTTTCGGCAGCACCCCTGTATATCTCAGAAGATCATAATCTTTTGGCACTAGATAAATCTTATCGCAAATTTCTTGTGTATAATTTACGTCAAAACCAACTAGTAGTTTTTCAGGTGCCTCACGGGTATCATTCGACAGCTATATTCCTATGCCATGAGAGCTTGGTCTCACCGTCACATTATTCACCTTCAACTCATGCATTGCTTGGGAACTGGACACAACTCAACATTCGGCCTGTATTTGATTTCATGAGATACTTgaatataacaaaaaattaa
- the LOC130943609 gene encoding SNF1-related protein kinase regulatory subunit gamma-1, protein MAATMEDSPRSPEAKLGMRVEDLWDVQEPQLSPNEKLNACFESIPVSAFPPPPSNQEIEIKSDATLAEAVEILAEHNILSAPVVDVDAPEDASWIDRYIGIVEFAGIVVWILHQSDPTSPKSPSSRSNGTAIEAATNGMASLQLEGKDLGSSTTTSGNFFEDLTSSELYKNTKVRDISGSFRWAPFLALERSNSFLTMLLLLSKYKMKSIPVVDLGAGRIDQIITQSAVIHMLGECAGLQWFESWGTKKISEVGLPLVTPNHIIKVYEDEPVLQAFRLMRKKRIGGVPVVERGGNNPVGNISLHDVQFLLTAPEIYHDYRAITAKDFLTAVKSYLKKHEKVVPMSRGLITCKKDCTIKELIQLLDHEKIHRVYVVDDDGNLEGLVTLRDIISRLVHEPRGYFGDFFDGVLPMPPNSRV, encoded by the exons ATGGCTGCTACAATGGAAGATAGTCCAAGAAGTCCAGAGGCAAAGCTTGGAATGAGAGTAGAAGATCTTTGGGATGTTCAAGAACCACAACTAAGTCCTAATGAGAAGCTCAATGCTTGTTTTGAAAGCATACCTGTCTCTGCTTTCCCTCCACCTCCTTCAAACCAAG AAATTGAGATAAAATCAGATGCTACCTTAGCTGAGGCAGTTGAAATTCTAGCAGAACACAACATCCTGAGTGCACCTGTGGTGGATGTTGATGCACCTGAAGATGCCAGCTGGATTGACAGATACATAGGGATAGTTGAGTTTGCAGGAATTGTTGTGTGGATTCTTCATCAG TCTGATCCTACATCTCCTAAGAGTCCATCAAGTAGATCCAATGGAACTGCAATTGAAGCTGCAACTAATGGCATGGCTTCTCTACAACTTGAGGGCAAGGACCTTGGATCTTCTACAACAACTTCAGGGAACTTCTTTGAGGATCTCACTTCTTCTGAACTTTATAAGAATACCAAG GTTAGAGATATCTCAGGATCATTTCGGTGGGCCCCATTTCTTGCACTGGAGAGGTCAAACTCATTCTTGACCATGCTATTGCTACTCTCAAAGTACAAGATGAAGAGTATTCCTGTGGTGGACTTAGGTGCTGGAAGAATTGATCAAATCATTACTCAATCTGCTGTGATACACATGTTAGGTGAATGTGCTGGTCTTCAATGGTTTGAGAGCTGGGGAACCAAGAAAATATCTGAAGTTGGTCTTCCTCTAGTCACACCAAATCATATCATCAAG GTATATGAGGATGAACCAGTGCTTCAAGCCTTTAGATTGATGAGAAAAAAGAGGATTGGAGGTGTGCCTGTAGTGGAAAGGGGTGGCAACAATCCAGTGGGTAATATAAGCCTCCATGATGTTCAGTTCTTGCTTACTGCCCCAGAAATATACCATGATTATAG AGCAATTACTGCCAAGGATTTCCTAACAGCTGTTAAAAGCTACttgaagaagcatgaaaaggtTGTTCCTATGTCAAGGGGTTTGATTACTTGCAAAAAGGATTGTACAATAAAAGAGTTGATCCAATTGCTAGATCATGAAAAGATTCACAGGGTCTATGTTGTGGATGATGATGGAAATCTTGAAGGACTCGTCACTCTAAGAGACATAATCTCGAGGCTTGTACACGAGCCACGTGGCTACTTTGGTGATTTCTTTGATGGCGTTCTTCCCATGCCTCCAAATAGTAGGGTTTAA